A single window of Granulicella cerasi DNA harbors:
- a CDS encoding glycoside hydrolase family 3 C-terminal domain-containing protein has translation MRLLVCSALFALSVATAAAQAPAAAPYLNTKLTPEARAHDLVSRMTLEEKAEQSLNTAPAIPRLGVPAYDYWSEGLHGMARSGYATLFPQAIGMAATWNAPLVSKIGEVVSTEARAKFNDAVAHNVHSIYLGLTIWSPNINIFRDPRWGRGQETYGEDPFLTGQLGLNFIRGLQGPDPLHPRSVATPKHFAVHSGPENDRHRFNVEPSQHDLWDTYLPQFRTAIVEGKADSIMCAYNALYGKPACASDLLLGKILRDDWKFTGFVTSDCGAVDDFFEKTAHRYSKDAAHASAAGILVGTDTNCGTTYKTLPQAVKQGLVSEADIDRSIERLFVARIRLGLFDAPSSYAYGRIPYSEDRSPAHLAMARKASEEAMVLLKNDGILPLAPGRYKTIAVIGPNAASLAGLEGNYNAVPKDPQLPVDSFRKAFPASKILYSQGSSYADGAPLTVPSTVLHPSADSQVEGLKAEYFAGDETDVAKSFAKSPVTTRVDPIVDFDWNYAAPVAGLKPQKFAVRWSGVITPPSAGDYEFNMRLAHCYPCHDNEHFTVKIDGKQVDSYDVRDPEYRETTTPRFDVHFADTMPHAVVIEYTHDAPLYGAGLRFEWVPKPALMQDDAVTKAKQSDLIVAMMGLSPDLEGEELKVKLEGFDGGDRTDIKLPASQEKLLQALAATGKPMIVVLLNGSALAVNWANDHANAILDAWYPGEFGGAAIVDTLKGINNPAGRLPITFYRGVDELPSFSDYAMKNRTYRYFTGETLYRFGYGLSYTTFAYSPVKLSTKKLAAGNTLTAEVTVTNTGKRAGDEVAELYLMPPAGSNGGLSPKLALEGFQRVSLAPGAKKTLTFTLDPRQLSQVDAAGRISVQPGEYKLSIGGSQPDDANAKTKAQSATFEIEGSMALEH, from the coding sequence ATGCGTCTCCTCGTATGTTCCGCATTGTTCGCGCTGTCGGTCGCAACGGCAGCGGCGCAGGCCCCGGCGGCGGCTCCCTACCTCAACACGAAGCTCACGCCCGAAGCGCGTGCGCATGATCTTGTCTCGCGCATGACGCTTGAAGAAAAGGCGGAGCAGAGCCTGAACACTGCGCCAGCGATTCCGCGCCTCGGCGTGCCGGCATACGACTATTGGAGCGAAGGCCTGCACGGCATGGCGCGCTCGGGCTATGCGACTCTGTTCCCGCAGGCGATCGGTATGGCCGCGACGTGGAACGCGCCGCTGGTGAGCAAGATCGGCGAGGTCGTCTCGACAGAGGCGCGCGCGAAGTTTAACGATGCGGTCGCGCACAATGTGCACAGCATCTACCTCGGTCTTACGATCTGGTCGCCGAACATCAACATCTTCCGTGACCCGCGCTGGGGCCGTGGTCAAGAGACCTACGGCGAAGACCCGTTCCTCACCGGCCAGCTTGGGTTGAACTTCATCCGCGGCCTGCAGGGGCCGGACCCGCTGCATCCGCGCTCGGTGGCAACGCCGAAGCACTTCGCCGTGCATAGCGGCCCGGAGAACGATCGCCACCGCTTCAACGTAGAGCCTTCGCAGCATGATCTGTGGGACACGTATCTGCCGCAGTTCCGCACCGCGATTGTGGAGGGCAAGGCTGACTCGATCATGTGCGCGTACAACGCACTCTACGGCAAGCCTGCGTGCGCGAGCGATCTACTGCTCGGCAAGATCCTGCGCGATGACTGGAAGTTCACGGGTTTTGTGACCTCGGACTGCGGCGCTGTCGATGACTTCTTCGAGAAGACCGCGCACCGCTACTCCAAGGACGCGGCGCATGCGTCGGCGGCTGGCATCCTCGTCGGCACAGACACCAACTGCGGTACCACGTACAAGACGCTGCCGCAGGCCGTGAAGCAGGGCCTGGTGAGCGAGGCTGACATTGATCGCTCTATCGAGCGCTTGTTCGTCGCGCGCATTCGCCTAGGCTTGTTCGACGCACCTTCGAGCTACGCGTACGGTCGCATCCCTTACAGCGAAGACCGCTCGCCCGCACATCTCGCGATGGCACGCAAGGCCAGCGAAGAAGCGATGGTGCTGCTGAAGAACGATGGCATTCTGCCGTTGGCTCCGGGCCGCTATAAGACGATCGCGGTGATCGGTCCGAACGCCGCGTCGCTTGCTGGGCTCGAAGGCAACTACAACGCTGTGCCGAAGGATCCGCAGCTTCCGGTCGATAGCTTCCGCAAGGCGTTTCCCGCGTCGAAGATTCTCTACTCTCAGGGGTCGTCGTATGCGGACGGCGCTCCGCTCACCGTGCCGAGCACGGTGCTGCATCCTTCAGCCGATTCGCAGGTGGAAGGCCTGAAGGCCGAGTACTTCGCGGGTGACGAGACCGATGTTGCGAAGAGCTTCGCGAAGTCACCGGTGACCACACGCGTCGATCCTATCGTGGACTTCGACTGGAATTATGCTGCTCCGGTGGCTGGGCTCAAGCCGCAGAAGTTTGCGGTGCGTTGGAGCGGCGTGATCACGCCGCCAAGCGCAGGCGACTACGAGTTCAACATGCGCCTCGCGCATTGCTATCCGTGCCACGACAACGAGCACTTCACCGTGAAGATCGACGGCAAGCAGGTCGATAGCTACGACGTGCGCGACCCTGAATATCGCGAGACCACGACGCCGCGCTTCGATGTGCACTTTGCCGATACGATGCCGCATGCGGTGGTGATCGAGTACACGCACGATGCGCCGCTCTACGGCGCGGGTCTCCGCTTCGAGTGGGTTCCTAAGCCCGCGCTGATGCAGGATGACGCGGTGACGAAGGCCAAGCAGTCGGACTTGATCGTCGCGATGATGGGCCTGTCGCCTGATCTTGAGGGTGAAGAGCTGAAGGTGAAGCTTGAAGGCTTCGACGGTGGCGATCGCACGGACATCAAGCTGCCTGCAAGCCAGGAGAAGCTGCTACAGGCGCTCGCCGCAACGGGCAAGCCGATGATCGTTGTGCTGCTCAATGGTTCAGCGCTTGCGGTGAACTGGGCGAACGATCACGCGAACGCGATCCTCGATGCGTGGTACCCCGGCGAGTTCGGCGGCGCGGCGATCGTCGACACGCTGAAGGGCATCAACAACCCGGCAGGCCGCTTGCCGATCACCTTCTATCGCGGCGTCGATGAGCTTCCGAGCTTCAGCGACTATGCGATGAAGAACCGCACCTATCGTTACTTCACAGGCGAGACGCTCTATCGCTTCGGCTACGGGCTCAGCTACACGACGTTCGCCTATTCGCCCGTAAAGCTTTCGACGAAGAAGCTTGCCGCAGGCAACACCCTGACCGCGGAAGTGACAGTGACAAACACCGGCAAGCGCGCGGGTGATGAAGTGGCTGAGCTTTACCTGATGCCGCCTGCGGGCAGCAACGGCGGACTCTCTCCGAAGCTCGCGCTCGAAGGCTTCCAGCGCGTTTCGCTGGCGCCGGGTGCGAAGAAGACGCTGACCTTCACGCTTGATCCGCGTCAGCTTTCGCAGGTAGATGCCGCGGGACGCATCTCCGTGCAGCCTGGCGAGTACAAGCTGAGCATCGGCGGCTCGCAGCCGGACGATGCGAACGCGAAGACGAAGGCGCAGAGCGCAACGTTTGAAATCGAGGGCTCGATGGCGCTCGAACACTAA
- a CDS encoding glycosyl hydrolase 115 family protein: MIRTAQTAKSFTLEAKGKAAPIIVSSDDWPGVQHAADEFAQDVQRVTGALPTRSAQASDVDAVLVGTMGHSSLIDDLVRSGKLSTAGVAGQWEAGVTEVVENPMPGVKRALVIAGADKRGTIFGLYTLSEQIGVSPWYWWADVPVKTHDALYVKAGRHVMATPAVKYRGIFLNDEAPALTNWAQEKFGGKNSKFYTHVFELLLRLRANYLWPAMWDNAFNEDDPLNPKLADEYGIVMGTSHHEPMIRAQKEWHKHGTGEWDYTTNKDVLTKFWTEGIARNKEYESTITIGMRGDGDMAMSASANTKLLEGIVADQRKIIAEKADPKVKNPQIWALYKEVQEYYEKGMRVPDDVTLLWCDDNWGNNRRLPTAAERKRPGGAGIYYHFDYVGDPRSYKWLNVTPITKVWEQMHLALQYGADRVWIVNVGDLKPMEFPIEFFLTMARDPKLWDKDHLQQYTDAWSAREFGAEHGAEIGELISGYSKLNRRRTPELLEPETYSFTEGHEADRVQAEWAALVKKADAVRTQLPQEYQAAYFELAYYPVKASAVVNDMMFAAGRNHLYAKQGRASANHWADVTRSLFAEDAKLSAEYNGLLDGRWNHMMDQTHLGYYAWFDPPRNIMPAVSQVDVPQTTQLGVYPEGGAGKYMHKPLPEFDSVNRQTRTIDLGLMGTKPVSFTATTSAPWIVLSKMSGDVVSDEAIAVSIDWSKAPKGRSEGSVTITDSTHNATKVMLNANNLAHTRGFVEDAGAVTIDAAQFMENDAASGVRWEVLPDFGETRSGIESFPVLAPSTEKLNEQACVSYEFTLTSAGTRTLETILAPTLPFQPDHGLRFTVGLDHAAAITADMWPKLTDEEWRKAVSDGVRRVSVPLGELAAGAHTMHVCRVDAGVVLERFVIYGEHRPGEYLGPIESAVAKP, from the coding sequence TTGATTCGCACAGCCCAAACAGCGAAAAGCTTCACGCTGGAAGCGAAGGGCAAGGCCGCGCCGATCATCGTGAGCAGCGATGACTGGCCAGGCGTGCAACATGCAGCGGACGAGTTCGCGCAGGATGTGCAGCGCGTTACGGGCGCGCTGCCAACGCGTAGCGCGCAGGCGAGCGATGTGGATGCAGTGCTCGTGGGCACCATGGGCCACTCATCGTTGATCGACGACCTCGTTCGCAGCGGGAAGCTGTCAACGGCCGGTGTTGCAGGGCAGTGGGAAGCGGGTGTGACCGAGGTCGTCGAAAATCCGATGCCCGGCGTGAAGCGTGCGTTGGTGATCGCTGGCGCGGACAAGCGAGGCACGATCTTCGGCCTCTACACGTTGTCGGAGCAGATAGGTGTTTCGCCCTGGTACTGGTGGGCGGATGTGCCGGTGAAGACGCACGATGCGCTGTATGTGAAAGCGGGCCGCCACGTGATGGCGACGCCTGCGGTGAAGTATCGCGGCATTTTTCTCAACGACGAAGCGCCTGCGCTGACGAACTGGGCGCAGGAGAAGTTCGGCGGCAAGAACAGCAAGTTTTATACGCATGTGTTTGAGTTGTTGCTGCGTTTACGCGCGAATTATCTGTGGCCCGCGATGTGGGACAACGCGTTCAACGAAGACGATCCGCTGAACCCGAAGCTCGCTGATGAGTATGGCATCGTGATGGGTACGAGCCATCATGAGCCGATGATTCGCGCGCAGAAAGAGTGGCACAAGCATGGCACCGGCGAGTGGGATTACACGACGAACAAGGATGTGCTGACGAAGTTCTGGACCGAAGGCATCGCGCGCAACAAGGAGTACGAGAGCACGATCACGATCGGTATGCGCGGCGATGGTGATATGGCGATGAGTGCGAGCGCGAACACGAAGCTGCTCGAAGGCATCGTTGCCGACCAGCGCAAGATCATCGCCGAGAAGGCTGACCCGAAGGTGAAGAACCCACAGATCTGGGCGCTCTACAAAGAGGTGCAGGAGTACTACGAGAAGGGCATGCGCGTGCCCGATGATGTGACGCTGCTGTGGTGTGATGACAACTGGGGCAACAATCGCCGTTTGCCTACGGCGGCCGAGCGCAAGCGTCCCGGTGGCGCGGGCATCTACTATCACTTCGATTATGTGGGCGATCCGCGCTCGTATAAGTGGCTCAACGTTACGCCGATCACGAAGGTGTGGGAGCAGATGCATCTCGCGCTGCAGTATGGCGCGGACCGCGTATGGATTGTGAACGTCGGCGACTTGAAGCCGATGGAGTTTCCCATCGAGTTCTTCCTCACGATGGCGCGCGATCCGAAGCTGTGGGACAAGGACCATCTGCAGCAGTACACCGATGCCTGGTCAGCGCGTGAGTTCGGTGCGGAGCACGGTGCAGAGATCGGCGAGTTGATCTCCGGCTACTCGAAGCTGAATCGCCGCCGCACGCCGGAGTTGCTGGAGCCCGAGACGTACTCGTTCACCGAAGGCCATGAAGCGGATCGCGTACAGGCAGAGTGGGCAGCGCTGGTGAAGAAGGCCGATGCGGTGCGCACACAGTTGCCGCAGGAGTATCAAGCGGCATACTTCGAGCTGGCGTACTACCCGGTGAAGGCTTCGGCCGTGGTGAACGACATGATGTTCGCCGCAGGACGCAATCATCTGTATGCGAAGCAGGGACGCGCGAGCGCGAACCACTGGGCTGATGTGACGCGTTCGTTGTTCGCAGAGGATGCGAAGCTCAGCGCAGAGTACAACGGTCTGCTCGATGGTCGTTGGAACCACATGATGGACCAGACGCACCTTGGTTATTATGCGTGGTTCGATCCACCGCGCAACATCATGCCTGCGGTCTCGCAGGTGGATGTGCCACAGACGACGCAGTTGGGTGTGTATCCCGAAGGTGGTGCGGGCAAGTACATGCACAAGCCGCTCCCCGAGTTTGACTCTGTGAACCGGCAGACACGCACAATCGATCTTGGCCTGATGGGCACGAAGCCTGTGAGCTTCACGGCCACCACCTCTGCGCCGTGGATCGTGCTGAGCAAGATGAGCGGCGACGTGGTCAGCGATGAGGCGATCGCGGTGAGTATCGATTGGTCGAAGGCCCCGAAGGGCCGCAGCGAGGGAAGCGTAACGATCACTGACAGCACGCATAACGCGACCAAGGTGATGCTCAACGCGAACAACCTTGCTCATACACGTGGCTTCGTGGAAGACGCCGGTGCCGTGACGATCGACGCAGCGCAATTCATGGAAAACGATGCAGCGAGCGGCGTGCGTTGGGAGGTGCTGCCTGACTTCGGCGAAACGCGTTCAGGTATCGAGAGCTTTCCTGTGCTCGCGCCGAGCACGGAGAAGCTGAACGAGCAGGCGTGCGTGAGCTATGAGTTCACACTGACGAGCGCAGGTACGCGCACGCTGGAGACGATCCTCGCGCCGACGCTGCCGTTCCAGCCGGACCATGGCCTGCGCTTCACGGTGGGTCTTGATCATGCCGCCGCAATCACTGCGGATATGTGGCCAAAGCTTACCGACGAGGAGTGGCGCAAGGCAGTAAGTGATGGCGTACGGCGCGTTTCCGTGCCGCTGGGCGAATTGGCCGCAGGCGCGCATACGATGCATGTTTGCCGCGTGGATGCTGGCGTAGTGTTGGAGCGCTTTGTGATCTACGGCGAGCATCGACCGGGCGAATACCTCGGGCCGATAGAAAGCGCGGTGGCGAAGCCGTAA
- the xylA gene encoding xylose isomerase produces the protein MADTVFSKFETVKFEGPDSTNPLAYQYYDADRVVLGKPLKEHLRFAVAYWHSLAMNGSDPFGGPTINRPWSGAGDPIALAKVKADAAFELFRVLDLPFYCFHDADIAPGGATLAETLKNFHTIVDYLGEKQQSYSTKLLWGTANLFSHPRFMAGASTNPDPEVFAWCAATVKHCMDATVQLGGANYVLWGGREGYETLLNTDMKQELEQMGRFLTLVVDYKHKIGFKGQILLEPKPKEPTSHQYDFDAATCYGFLKRFGLENEVKLNLEANHATLAGHSFEHEIATAGSLGILGSLDINRGDALLGWDTDQFPNDLWTMTMSMYHVIKAGGLGLGGCNFDAKVRRQSFTEEDLIHAHVGGVDLCTRAFLTAAKLIESKTYDAILDERYAGWKTPEAQAMFTGKLSLEQIAAKAEADAINPQPRSGKQERIENLLARSIYTDKL, from the coding sequence ATGGCAGACACCGTATTCAGCAAATTTGAAACCGTAAAGTTTGAAGGCCCCGACAGCACCAACCCGCTTGCGTATCAGTACTACGACGCCGACCGCGTCGTGCTGGGCAAGCCGCTCAAGGAGCACTTGCGTTTCGCCGTGGCCTACTGGCACTCGCTCGCGATGAACGGCAGCGACCCGTTCGGTGGCCCGACGATCAACCGTCCGTGGAGCGGCGCTGGCGACCCCATCGCGCTCGCAAAGGTGAAGGCCGATGCAGCGTTTGAACTCTTCCGCGTGCTCGATCTGCCGTTCTACTGCTTCCACGATGCGGACATCGCGCCGGGCGGCGCAACGCTTGCAGAGACACTCAAGAACTTCCACACCATCGTCGACTACCTCGGCGAAAAGCAGCAGAGCTACAGCACGAAGCTACTCTGGGGTACGGCGAACCTCTTCTCGCATCCGCGCTTCATGGCCGGTGCTTCGACGAACCCCGACCCTGAAGTCTTCGCATGGTGCGCTGCCACCGTGAAGCATTGCATGGACGCAACCGTGCAGCTTGGCGGCGCGAACTACGTGCTCTGGGGCGGTCGTGAAGGCTACGAGACGCTGCTGAACACCGACATGAAGCAGGAGCTCGAGCAGATGGGCCGCTTCCTCACGCTCGTCGTGGACTACAAGCACAAGATCGGTTTCAAGGGCCAGATCCTGCTCGAGCCGAAGCCGAAGGAGCCGACCTCGCACCAGTACGACTTCGACGCAGCGACCTGCTACGGCTTCCTCAAGCGTTTCGGCCTGGAGAACGAAGTGAAGCTCAACCTCGAAGCCAACCACGCGACGCTCGCGGGCCACAGCTTTGAGCATGAGATCGCAACGGCTGGCTCGCTCGGCATTCTCGGCTCGCTGGACATCAACCGCGGCGACGCGCTGCTCGGTTGGGACACCGACCAGTTCCCGAACGACCTGTGGACGATGACGATGAGCATGTATCACGTCATCAAGGCGGGTGGTCTCGGTCTGGGCGGTTGCAACTTCGATGCGAAGGTGCGTCGTCAGAGCTTCACGGAGGAAGATCTCATCCACGCACACGTAGGTGGTGTGGACCTCTGCACGCGCGCGTTCCTCACGGCAGCCAAGCTGATCGAGAGCAAGACGTACGACGCGATCCTCGACGAGCGTTACGCTGGATGGAAGACGCCGGAGGCGCAGGCGATGTTCACGGGCAAGCTGTCGCTCGAGCAGATCGCTGCGAAGGCCGAAGCCGACGCCATCAACCCGCAGCCGCGTTCGGGCAAGCAGGAGCGCATCGAGAACCTGCTCGCTCGTTCGATCTACACCGACAAGCTCTAA
- a CDS encoding glycosyl hydrolase family 8 has protein sequence MKQHFTRLTLAALLPLMLTAAAQRVSAQAPTQGAYATGQYRNLLAEAGYSEKQIDARVESTFQQLFHGDKQTQAVYYETGSNANGKLAYITDVAHHDARTEGMSYGMMIAVQMNRKEEFDALWNWANTYMRITDPQNPSMGYFAWSMNTDGTANSTGAAPDGEEYFVMSLYFAAHRWGNGKGIYNYQQQADELLHTMRHHPVVTRTRPFRIHPNDPLFEHRDKNGNVRHDVITAGPMVDEQRAMILFVPEAQRSFTDPSYHLSHFYELWSKWGPKGDRAFWARAAETSRKFFTQATNAKTGLASDYASFDGTPQSTKWNPNSATFSFDAWRTASNWSVDQAWFAANPDAPVLSDRIQGFFASQGMKTFPDHYEVDGKPLSHGHAPGLVATTAVAGLAATNAVQRKAFVQLLWDTPVPSGTDRYYDGMLYMMSMLHVSGRFRIWQPNAAPVHTSSAR, from the coding sequence ATGAAGCAGCACTTCACTCGACTCACCCTCGCTGCGTTGCTTCCGTTGATGTTGACGGCGGCGGCGCAGCGAGTTTCTGCGCAGGCACCCACGCAAGGCGCATACGCGACCGGGCAGTATCGCAACCTTCTCGCAGAAGCCGGCTACAGCGAGAAGCAGATCGACGCGCGCGTTGAGAGCACCTTCCAGCAGCTCTTCCACGGCGACAAGCAGACACAGGCTGTCTACTACGAGACCGGCAGCAATGCGAACGGCAAGCTCGCGTACATCACCGACGTGGCGCATCACGACGCGCGCACCGAGGGCATGAGCTACGGCATGATGATTGCCGTGCAAATGAACCGCAAGGAAGAGTTCGACGCGCTGTGGAATTGGGCGAACACCTATATGCGCATCACCGATCCGCAGAACCCTTCGATGGGCTACTTTGCGTGGTCGATGAACACCGATGGCACAGCGAACTCGACCGGTGCGGCCCCGGACGGCGAAGAGTACTTCGTGATGAGCCTCTACTTCGCGGCGCATCGCTGGGGCAACGGAAAGGGCATCTACAACTATCAGCAGCAGGCTGATGAACTGCTGCATACGATGCGTCATCATCCGGTCGTCACGCGTACGCGGCCGTTTCGCATTCATCCGAACGATCCGCTGTTCGAGCACCGCGACAAGAACGGCAACGTGCGGCATGATGTCATCACCGCAGGTCCGATGGTGGATGAGCAGCGCGCGATGATCCTGTTCGTGCCGGAGGCACAGCGATCGTTCACGGATCCGAGTTATCACTTGTCGCATTTTTATGAGCTGTGGTCGAAGTGGGGGCCGAAGGGAGATCGTGCTTTCTGGGCGCGCGCGGCGGAGACGAGCCGTAAGTTCTTCACGCAAGCAACTAACGCAAAGACCGGCTTGGCCTCAGACTATGCGAGCTTTGATGGCACGCCGCAGTCGACGAAATGGAATCCGAACTCGGCGACATTCAGCTTCGACGCATGGCGCACGGCGAGTAACTGGTCCGTCGACCAAGCCTGGTTTGCGGCGAATCCAGATGCGCCCGTGTTGAGCGATCGCATTCAGGGCTTCTTTGCTTCGCAGGGCATGAAGACATTTCCCGATCACTACGAAGTCGATGGCAAGCCTCTGTCGCACGGCCATGCACCGGGGCTCGTTGCGACCACGGCCGTTGCGGGGCTTGCGGCAACGAATGCCGTGCAGCGCAAAGCCTTCGTGCAACTGCTTTGGGACACACCCGTTCCTTCGGGAACGGACCGCTACTACGACGGCATGCTGTACATGATGAGTATGCTGCACGTGAGCGGTCGCTTCCGCATCTGGCAGCCGAATGCGGCGCCGGTTCACACTTCTTCTGCTCGTTGA
- a CDS encoding ABC transporter ATP-binding protein, translating to MSLRIEGISKTYANGVKALQNLSLNIGNNMFGLLGPNGAGKSTLMRTIATLQEPDQGAIWLDDINVLQNKDAVRRTLGYLPQEFGVYPKMSAVDMLNHLAVMKGITNAGERKDQVEALLRQTNLWDVRKKALSGYSGGMKQRFGIAQALLGKPRLIIVDEPTAGLDPAERNRFLNLLSSIGRDTVVILSTHIVGDVKELCPRMAIIAGGRVLLEGAPNEALSAIEGRIYCKQVNSQEEMAEVEQNFDMISTHMAGGAHQVRVYAETAPGEGFVQEPGDLEDVYFLNLKRHQTAKA from the coding sequence GTGTCGCTTCGCATTGAAGGGATTTCGAAGACCTACGCTAACGGCGTAAAGGCTCTGCAAAACCTCAGCCTGAATATCGGCAACAACATGTTCGGCCTGCTGGGGCCGAACGGCGCAGGTAAGTCGACGCTGATGCGTACGATTGCGACACTGCAGGAGCCCGACCAGGGCGCCATCTGGCTGGACGACATCAACGTGCTGCAGAACAAGGACGCCGTGCGACGCACGCTCGGCTATCTGCCGCAGGAGTTCGGTGTGTACCCGAAGATGTCCGCCGTGGACATGCTGAATCACCTCGCGGTGATGAAGGGCATCACCAACGCGGGCGAGCGCAAAGACCAGGTGGAAGCACTGCTGCGGCAGACGAACCTCTGGGACGTTCGTAAGAAAGCGCTCAGCGGGTACTCCGGCGGCATGAAGCAGCGCTTCGGCATCGCGCAGGCACTGCTCGGCAAGCCGCGCTTGATCATAGTGGACGAGCCGACCGCAGGCCTCGATCCGGCAGAGCGCAATCGCTTCCTCAATCTGTTGAGCTCCATCGGCCGCGACACCGTTGTCATTCTATCCACGCACATCGTGGGCGATGTGAAGGAACTTTGCCCGCGCATGGCGATCATCGCCGGCGGACGCGTGCTGCTCGAAGGCGCGCCGAACGAAGCGTTGAGCGCGATCGAAGGCCGCATCTACTGCAAGCAGGTGAACAGCCAGGAGGAGATGGCCGAGGTGGAGCAGAACTTCGACATGATCTCCACGCACATGGCCGGCGGCGCGCACCAGGTGCGCGTGTACGCGGAGACCGCTCCGGGCGAGGGTTTCGTGCAGGAGCCGGGCGATCTCGAAGACGTGTACTTCCTCAACCTCAAGCGTCACCAAACAGCCAAAGCCTAA